The proteins below come from a single Papaver somniferum cultivar HN1 chromosome 11, ASM357369v1, whole genome shotgun sequence genomic window:
- the LOC113321518 gene encoding uncharacterized protein LOC113321518 isoform X2: MSLKIFTLFRLDFGHGVLTPAKHLDLIILEFEDIIKRMSNLMDKNKELEYEEEETQEECLLEWRRCLVFKLVTGRGHAFFILKEMLLKAWKTSGDFSLSDLGNNIYKIRFENLCDMEAVLKSSPWALNNELMVIERCDDDLLPKEYEFKYVWFWIQIHGLPISMLNNKKIYNMAKKFGNPQNITDEDAAKWGKYARIRVRIDITKPLPKEMKVTFASKKIRTNQFRYEKLPKLCYFCGLFGHAMKQCPVLSSSIEKLKLPPKFSVKKWKIQGFLTTLKKLESTSKAEIKFQSRLLLYRKKCVIRRFQIFS; this comes from the exons ATGAGCCTAAAG ATCTTTACTCTTTTTCGGCTTGACTTTGGCCACGGTGTTTTGACTCCGGCAAAACATCTTGATCTCATAATTTTG GAATTTGAAGATATAATAAAGAGGATGTCAAACTTAatggacaaaaataaagagttagagtacgaagaagaagaaactcaagaggaATGTCTACTGGAATGGAGAAGATGTTTGGTGTTCAAACTTGTTACAGGGAGAGGTCATGCTTTCTTTATTCTTAAAGAGATGTTACTTAAAGCTTGGAAAACTTCAGGTGATTTCTCCCTATCAGATCTaggaaataatatttataaaattaGATTTGAGAATCTTTGTGATATGGAAGCTGTACTGAAAAGTTCTCCATGGGCTCTAAACAACGAGTTAATGGTGATAGAAAGATGTGATGATGATCTACTTCCAAAGGAATATGAGTTTAAATATGTGTGGTTCTGGATCCAAATCCATGGGTTACCAATCAGTATGTTAAACAACAAGAAAATCTACAACATGGCGAAGAAATTTGGGAACCCTCAAAATATAACAGATGAAGATGCTGCTAAATGGGGCAAGTATGCTAGGATTAGGGTTCGAATTGATATCACTAAACCATTACCAAAAGAGATGAAGGTCACCTTTGCATCAAAGAAGATTCGTACAAATCAATTTAGATATGAAAAGCTACCTAAATTATGTTATTTCTGTGGGCTATTTGGGCACGCCATGAAACAATGTCCAGTTTTATCATCAAGCATAGAAAAGTTGAAGTTACCTCCGAAGTTTTCAGTCAAAAAATGGAAAATCCAAGGCTTTCTAACTACATTGAAGAAATTAGAGTCGACTTCAAAGGCAGAGATAAAGTTCCAGTCACGCCTATTATTATACCGGAAAAAATGTGTAATCCGGCGATTTCAAATCTTCAGTTAG
- the LOC113321518 gene encoding uncharacterized protein LOC113321518 isoform X1, protein MKYAQIFTLFRLDFGHGVLTPAKHLDLIILEFEDIIKRMSNLMDKNKELEYEEEETQEECLLEWRRCLVFKLVTGRGHAFFILKEMLLKAWKTSGDFSLSDLGNNIYKIRFENLCDMEAVLKSSPWALNNELMVIERCDDDLLPKEYEFKYVWFWIQIHGLPISMLNNKKIYNMAKKFGNPQNITDEDAAKWGKYARIRVRIDITKPLPKEMKVTFASKKIRTNQFRYEKLPKLCYFCGLFGHAMKQCPVLSSSIEKLKLPPKFSVKKWKIQGFLTTLKKLESTSKAEIKFQSRLLLYRKKCVIRRFQIFS, encoded by the exons ATGAAATATGCTCAGATCTTTACTCTTTTTCGGCTTGACTTTGGCCACGGTGTTTTGACTCCGGCAAAACATCTTGATCTCATAATTTTG GAATTTGAAGATATAATAAAGAGGATGTCAAACTTAatggacaaaaataaagagttagagtacgaagaagaagaaactcaagaggaATGTCTACTGGAATGGAGAAGATGTTTGGTGTTCAAACTTGTTACAGGGAGAGGTCATGCTTTCTTTATTCTTAAAGAGATGTTACTTAAAGCTTGGAAAACTTCAGGTGATTTCTCCCTATCAGATCTaggaaataatatttataaaattaGATTTGAGAATCTTTGTGATATGGAAGCTGTACTGAAAAGTTCTCCATGGGCTCTAAACAACGAGTTAATGGTGATAGAAAGATGTGATGATGATCTACTTCCAAAGGAATATGAGTTTAAATATGTGTGGTTCTGGATCCAAATCCATGGGTTACCAATCAGTATGTTAAACAACAAGAAAATCTACAACATGGCGAAGAAATTTGGGAACCCTCAAAATATAACAGATGAAGATGCTGCTAAATGGGGCAAGTATGCTAGGATTAGGGTTCGAATTGATATCACTAAACCATTACCAAAAGAGATGAAGGTCACCTTTGCATCAAAGAAGATTCGTACAAATCAATTTAGATATGAAAAGCTACCTAAATTATGTTATTTCTGTGGGCTATTTGGGCACGCCATGAAACAATGTCCAGTTTTATCATCAAGCATAGAAAAGTTGAAGTTACCTCCGAAGTTTTCAGTCAAAAAATGGAAAATCCAAGGCTTTCTAACTACATTGAAGAAATTAGAGTCGACTTCAAAGGCAGAGATAAAGTTCCAGTCACGCCTATTATTATACCGGAAAAAATGTGTAATCCGGCGATTTCAAATCTTCAGTTAG